Proteins from one Deinococcus actinosclerus genomic window:
- the smpB gene encoding SsrA-binding protein SmpB, which yields MYTNRRAHYEYELLERFEAGISLTGSEVKSIRAGGVDFRDAFARLHGGNIDLEGLYIPTYKEATYNNHEPRRTRRLLLHREEIGKVRRGLEQKGLTLVPTRLYQKGKFFKVEIALARGKKLHDKRRAEAEKTVRRELREL from the coding sequence GTGTACACCAACCGCCGCGCTCACTACGAGTACGAACTGCTGGAGCGCTTCGAGGCGGGGATCAGCCTGACCGGCAGTGAAGTCAAGAGCATCCGCGCGGGCGGCGTGGACTTCCGGGACGCCTTCGCGCGCCTGCACGGGGGCAACATCGACCTCGAGGGCCTGTACATCCCCACGTACAAGGAAGCGACCTACAACAACCACGAGCCCCGCCGCACCCGCCGCCTGCTCCTGCACCGCGAGGAGATCGGCAAGGTCAGGCGCGGCCTGGAACAGAAAGGCCTGACGCTGGTCCCCACCCGCCTGTACCAGAAGGGCAAGTTCTTCAAGGTGGAAATCGCGCTGGCACGCGGCAAGAAACTGCACGACAAGCGCCGCGCCGAGGCCGAGAAGACCGTGCGCCGGGAGCTGCGCGAACTGTGA
- a CDS encoding SDR family oxidoreductase gives MTQTTQKSAFITGASKGIGHAVAQALIADGYAVTITSRKADEIEQVAADLGAGARGVACDVKDPQAVQAAVDAHVQAFGGLDVLFVNAGVGHFGNVADLSIEQWQDVIDTNLSGAFYTVKAAIPALSERGGYIFTLSSLAGKNPLPGGGAYNASKFGLNGLSEVLNLDLRDRGIKVTQIMPGSVATHFNGHTPDQDKDAWKIQPEDLAQLTVDLLHMPERTLPSRVEVRPSRPPKK, from the coding sequence ATGACGCAGACCACCCAGAAGAGTGCTTTCATCACCGGAGCCAGCAAGGGCATCGGGCACGCCGTCGCGCAGGCCCTGATCGCGGACGGCTACGCCGTGACCATCACCAGCCGCAAGGCCGACGAGATCGAGCAGGTCGCCGCCGACCTGGGCGCGGGCGCGCGCGGCGTGGCCTGCGACGTGAAAGACCCTCAGGCCGTGCAGGCCGCCGTGGACGCGCACGTGCAGGCCTTCGGCGGGCTGGACGTGCTGTTCGTGAACGCGGGAGTCGGGCACTTCGGGAACGTGGCGGACCTGAGCATCGAGCAGTGGCAGGACGTGATCGACACCAACCTCAGCGGCGCGTTCTACACCGTCAAGGCCGCCATTCCTGCCCTCTCGGAGCGCGGCGGTTACATCTTCACGCTCTCCAGTCTGGCCGGGAAGAACCCTCTGCCGGGCGGCGGCGCGTACAACGCCAGCAAGTTCGGGCTCAACGGCCTCAGCGAGGTGCTGAACCTCGACCTGCGCGACCGGGGCATCAAGGTGACGCAGATCATGCCCGGCAGCGTCGCCACGCACTTCAACGGCCACACGCCCGATCAGGACAAGGACGCCTGGAAGATCCAGCCCGAGGACCTCGCGCAGCTTACCGTGGACCTGCTGCACATGCCGGAGCGCACCCTGCCCAGCCGCGTGGAGGTCCGCCCCAGCCGCCCCCCGAAGAAGTAA